One Synechococcus sp. CC9605 genomic window carries:
- a CDS encoding KdsC family phosphatase produces MNKLRWWLLRRRLRSIQLLVLDVDGVLTDGGLWFDAAGQLSKRFDVRDGLGIRLLQQAGLHIAFLSGGQGGATEVRARQLGISHCLVGIKDKPAALTALQNQLGVSAQKTAFVGDDLNDLAVRPVVGLLFAPADACRPVRCGADAVLRRQGGHGAVRELAERILQERGRWGRLSRDGWKDRND; encoded by the coding sequence GTGAACAAACTGCGCTGGTGGTTGCTGCGGCGCCGCCTCAGATCGATTCAGCTGCTTGTGCTGGATGTTGATGGTGTGCTCACCGATGGGGGCCTCTGGTTTGACGCCGCGGGGCAACTGAGCAAGCGCTTCGATGTCCGCGATGGCCTTGGCATCCGCCTGCTGCAACAGGCGGGGCTTCACATCGCCTTTCTCAGTGGTGGTCAAGGAGGAGCGACGGAGGTGCGGGCACGGCAACTGGGCATCAGCCATTGCCTTGTGGGAATCAAGGACAAGCCTGCCGCCCTCACGGCCCTTCAGAACCAACTGGGGGTGAGCGCCCAGAAAACGGCCTTTGTCGGAGATGACCTCAACGATCTGGCCGTTCGGCCGGTGGTCGGGCTGTTATTTGCACCCGCCGATGCCTGTCGGCCCGTTCGTTGCGGAGCCGATGCGGTGCTCCGCCGCCAAGGCGGCCATGGAGCCGTCCGGGAGCTGGCGGAGCGAATCCTTCAGGAGCGTGGACGCTGGGGACGACTGAGCCGCGACGGTTGGAAAGACCGCAACGACTGA
- a CDS encoding UDP-glucuronic acid decarboxylase family protein: protein MQIHLVTGGAGFLGSHLIDRLMEAGDEVICLDNYFTGRKANIARWIGHPRFELIRHDVTEPIKLEVDRIWHLACPASPIHYQFNPVKTAKTSFLGTYNMLGLARRVGARLLLASTSEVYGDPEVHPQPESYWGSVNPIGVRSCYDEGKRIAETLCFDYQRMNDVEVRVARIFNTYGPRMLPDDGRVVSNFIVQALRGEPLTLYGDGSQTRSFCYVSDLIEGLIRLMNGDHTGPINLGNPAEFTIRELAELVRQQIRPNLPLMEKPLPQDDPRQRQPAINFARQQLNWEPTVSLEQGLAPTIHSFRNLLEIAEGCGT from the coding sequence ATGCAGATCCACCTCGTCACTGGCGGTGCCGGCTTCCTTGGCTCTCACCTGATCGATCGTCTGATGGAGGCCGGTGATGAGGTGATCTGCCTCGACAACTACTTCACGGGGCGTAAGGCCAACATTGCCCGCTGGATTGGCCATCCACGGTTCGAACTCATCCGTCACGACGTCACCGAACCGATCAAGCTCGAGGTGGATCGGATCTGGCATCTAGCTTGCCCTGCCTCGCCGATTCACTATCAGTTCAATCCGGTCAAGACAGCCAAAACCAGCTTTCTCGGCACTTACAACATGCTGGGCCTGGCGCGGCGGGTGGGTGCGCGGCTGCTGCTCGCCAGCACAAGTGAGGTCTACGGAGATCCTGAGGTCCACCCTCAACCGGAGAGTTACTGGGGCTCCGTCAATCCCATCGGTGTCCGCAGTTGCTACGACGAGGGCAAGCGCATCGCAGAAACCCTCTGTTTCGATTACCAACGCATGAATGATGTGGAGGTGCGGGTGGCGCGCATCTTCAACACCTATGGCCCCCGAATGCTCCCCGATGACGGCCGGGTGGTGAGCAACTTCATCGTGCAGGCCCTGCGGGGCGAACCGTTGACGCTGTACGGCGATGGCAGTCAGACCCGCTCCTTTTGTTATGTGAGCGATCTGATTGAGGGCTTGATCCGCCTGATGAACGGCGATCACACCGGCCCCATCAACTTGGGCAATCCCGCTGAATTCACGATCCGTGAGCTGGCGGAGCTGGTCCGCCAGCAGATAAGGCCGAATCTGCCGTTGATGGAAAAGCCATTGCCGCAAGACGACCCTCGCCAGCGGCAGCCCGCGATAAATTTTGCCCGTCAGCAGCTCAACTGGGAGCCGACTGTGTCACTGGAGCAGGGTCTGGCTCCCACCATCCACTCCTTCCGTAATCTCCTCGAAATCGCCGAAGGCTGCGGGACGTGA
- the galE gene encoding UDP-glucose 4-epimerase GalE, which produces MGRRVLITGGAGFIGSHTCLVLLEQGHELVVLDNFDNSSPEALRRVQELAGSTQLTLVEGDVRDPSAVDQAFSSGGAVDGVIHFAGLKAVGESVANPLRYWDVNVNGSRVLAAAMERHGCRTLVFSSTSTAYGEPETFPLREDMPTAPVHPYAQTKVAVEQMLAALCRSGSWQVACLRYFNPVGAHPSGRIGEDPLGIPNNLFPFITQVAAERRERLRIFGNDYPTPDGTGIRDYLHVMDLAEAHGSALDHLFKRQASDPLTLNIGTGCGLSVLDVVHGFEQATGLAIPYEIVERRPGDVPRLEACPQTAQTVLGWRARRSLEEMCRDGWAWQQANPSGYRGPT; this is translated from the coding sequence ATGGGCCGACGCGTCCTCATCACCGGCGGTGCCGGCTTCATCGGGAGTCACACCTGTCTTGTGCTGCTGGAGCAGGGCCACGAGCTTGTGGTGCTGGACAACTTCGACAACAGCAGTCCTGAGGCTTTGCGACGGGTGCAGGAGCTGGCGGGTTCAACCCAATTGACCCTGGTGGAGGGGGATGTGCGCGACCCCAGCGCTGTGGATCAGGCCTTCAGCTCCGGTGGAGCCGTGGATGGGGTGATTCATTTCGCTGGGCTGAAAGCCGTAGGCGAATCGGTCGCCAACCCACTCCGCTACTGGGATGTGAATGTGAATGGCAGCCGCGTTCTGGCGGCGGCCATGGAGCGCCATGGTTGCCGCACCCTGGTGTTCAGCAGCACCTCCACCGCCTACGGAGAGCCCGAAACGTTCCCGCTGAGGGAAGACATGCCAACGGCACCGGTGCACCCCTATGCCCAGACCAAGGTGGCGGTGGAACAAATGCTGGCGGCCCTCTGCCGCTCGGGCTCGTGGCAGGTGGCCTGCCTGCGCTACTTCAATCCAGTGGGTGCACACCCCAGCGGACGAATCGGTGAAGACCCGCTGGGAATTCCCAACAACCTCTTCCCCTTCATCACACAGGTGGCCGCAGAGCGTCGGGAGCGCTTGCGAATCTTCGGTAACGACTACCCCACGCCCGATGGCACCGGCATCCGTGATTACCTGCACGTGATGGATCTGGCTGAAGCCCATGGCTCGGCCCTTGACCACTTGTTCAAGCGGCAAGCATCGGATCCCTTGACGCTGAACATCGGCACCGGCTGCGGACTCAGCGTGCTGGACGTGGTGCACGGCTTCGAACAGGCCACAGGATTGGCCATCCCCTACGAGATCGTGGAGCGTCGACCCGGCGACGTGCCCCGCCTGGAGGCCTGCCCCCAGACCGCACAGACCGTGCTGGGCTGGCGCGCCCGCCGAAGCCTGGAAGAAATGTGCCGTGATGGCTGGGCCTGGCAGCAGGCCAATCCATCCGGATACCGAGGCCCCACATGA
- the selD gene encoding selenide, water dikinase SelD, with the protein MSRGGMLVMAGGGHSHALVLKRWAMKPEQRPRQSIVLVNRSSTTLYSGMVPGWIAGLYQLDELAIDLRQLCDQAGVAFVEAEITGLDPQDRCLRLRKRPALHFDWLSLDVGGVSRPSATGVPIKPLETSLAFLESEDPCDPKPLRVIGAGAAGLEVILALRRRWPQRALQLQQRCGQLDPTVQKVLQRAKIALIDDERDYGGPSLLCTGSQGPAWLAVSGLPLDRDGRIRTDRCLRVEGHPCLFASGDCAVISTEPRPASGVWAVRAGRPLAANLEAACQGQQLRPWHPQREALQLIGSHEDAAWARWGRWRLGPSPLLWRLKQRIDHAFMAGFQQPATMADAAPMTCRGCAAKLPAQPLAAALERVGLGGQPEDAAHLPGSEELLQSVDGFPALVSDPWLNGRLTALHACSDLWACGARVSSAMATITLPMVPANEQQELLVQTLAGIRSVLDEQGAELIGGHTMESRSASPLPASLGVQITLSVNGRSSQSPWLKSGLQPGDALLISRPLGTGVLFAGAMTGATKATDLDAALKGMAGSQHTLLEQLEPVRGDIHACTDITGFGLLGHLGEMLQNRTGLKILLNGAAIPAYSGALDLFERGISSTLAPSNRTAWCWLDGPVQLQQPPSAALLELLVDPQTCGPLLLACSSKAAAQLTQKGPWLRIGNATTGHG; encoded by the coding sequence ATGAGCAGGGGTGGCATGCTGGTCATGGCCGGCGGAGGGCACAGCCATGCACTCGTGCTGAAACGCTGGGCCATGAAGCCAGAGCAGCGGCCCAGGCAGAGCATCGTGCTGGTGAACCGCAGCAGCACAACCCTGTATTCCGGCATGGTGCCGGGGTGGATCGCAGGCCTCTATCAGCTCGACGAGCTCGCCATCGATCTGCGCCAGCTGTGTGACCAGGCCGGGGTGGCCTTCGTGGAGGCGGAAATCACTGGATTGGACCCTCAGGACAGATGCCTGAGACTGCGCAAACGCCCGGCACTCCACTTCGATTGGCTCAGCCTGGATGTGGGGGGCGTCAGCAGACCGAGTGCCACAGGTGTTCCGATCAAGCCGTTGGAAACCTCTCTCGCCTTTCTCGAGAGCGAAGACCCATGCGACCCCAAGCCTCTGAGGGTGATCGGCGCGGGAGCTGCCGGTCTGGAAGTTATCTTGGCGCTGCGTCGCCGCTGGCCGCAGCGAGCGCTGCAACTGCAACAGCGCTGCGGACAACTGGATCCAACTGTGCAGAAGGTGCTGCAACGGGCGAAGATCGCCTTGATCGACGACGAACGCGATTACGGGGGACCCAGCCTGCTCTGCACCGGAAGTCAGGGGCCTGCCTGGCTGGCGGTGAGCGGTCTACCGCTGGATCGCGATGGCCGAATCCGCACCGATCGCTGCCTGAGGGTGGAAGGCCATCCGTGCCTGTTCGCCAGCGGAGACTGTGCCGTGATCAGCACAGAACCCCGGCCGGCATCCGGGGTGTGGGCCGTGCGAGCCGGACGCCCCTTGGCCGCCAATCTGGAGGCAGCCTGTCAGGGCCAACAACTACGCCCCTGGCATCCCCAGCGAGAGGCCCTGCAACTGATTGGGAGCCATGAAGATGCCGCCTGGGCGCGATGGGGGAGGTGGCGACTGGGGCCATCCCCCCTGCTTTGGCGTCTGAAGCAACGCATCGATCATGCCTTCATGGCCGGCTTTCAGCAGCCAGCAACGATGGCTGATGCAGCTCCGATGACCTGCCGGGGTTGCGCGGCCAAATTGCCGGCCCAACCCCTGGCCGCTGCTCTGGAGCGGGTGGGACTGGGGGGACAACCGGAAGACGCCGCCCATCTCCCTGGCAGCGAAGAGTTGCTGCAAAGCGTGGATGGCTTTCCAGCCCTGGTGAGTGACCCCTGGCTGAACGGCCGCTTGACGGCCCTGCATGCCTGCTCGGATCTCTGGGCTTGCGGTGCCCGTGTCTCCAGCGCCATGGCAACGATCACTCTGCCGATGGTGCCGGCTAATGAGCAGCAGGAGCTGCTGGTTCAGACCCTGGCCGGAATCCGCTCGGTTCTGGATGAACAGGGCGCTGAGCTGATCGGTGGACACACGATGGAGTCCCGCAGCGCATCACCCCTCCCAGCAAGCCTCGGGGTGCAGATCACCCTCTCGGTGAACGGCAGAAGCAGCCAATCACCCTGGCTGAAATCTGGGCTGCAACCCGGTGATGCCCTACTGATCAGCCGCCCCCTCGGCACCGGAGTGCTGTTTGCAGGGGCCATGACCGGCGCCACCAAGGCGACTGATCTGGATGCTGCGCTGAAAGGCATGGCCGGCAGCCAGCACACGCTGCTTGAGCAGCTTGAGCCGGTTCGAGGGGACATTCACGCCTGCACCGACATCACCGGTTTCGGCCTGCTTGGCCACCTGGGCGAGATGCTCCAGAACAGAACAGGGCTCAAGATCTTGCTGAACGGAGCTGCCATCCCGGCTTACTCCGGTGCGCTTGACCTGTTCGAACGCGGCATCTCCAGCACCCTGGCCCCCTCCAACCGGACCGCCTGGTGCTGGCTGGACGGCCCGGTTCAGCTGCAACAGCCCCCATCCGCAGCCTTGCTGGAGCTGCTGGTGGACCCGCAGACCTGCGGCCCGCTGCTGCTGGCGTGCAGCAGCAAAGCCGCGGCACAACTCACTCAGAAGGGCCCATGGCTTCGGATCGGCAATGCAACAACCGGGCATGGGTGA
- the hisS gene encoding histidine--tRNA ligase translates to MSQLQSLRGMVDLLPEVLQRWQAVEAKAREHFQRSGFGEIRTPLLETTDLFCRGIGEGTDVVGKEMYSFQDRGDRSCTLRPEGTASVVRAALQHGLLSQGAQKLWYAGPMFRYERPQAGRQRQFHQIGVEWLGAERARSDVEVIALAWDLLASLGVGGLQLELNSLGTAEDRKAYRNALVAWLEQRSEVLDPDSQARLSTNPLRILDSKNKNTQALLEDAPTLVDALSDASRERFEEVQRGLTSLGIHFLLNPRLVRGLDYYSHTAFEITSDQLGAQATVCGGGRYDGLIGQLGGPQTPAIGWALGMERLLLVLEAAAKADPQGDAARLTAAAAPDVFLVNRGDEAECVALALARDLRAAGLRVELDGSGSAFGKQFKRADRSGASWAMVLGDEEVERGEVRLKRLQQQAEESTVALAPVAAIVEKLLTP, encoded by the coding sequence GTGAGTCAGCTCCAGAGCCTCAGGGGCATGGTCGATCTGTTGCCGGAGGTGCTTCAGCGTTGGCAGGCGGTTGAGGCCAAAGCGCGCGAGCACTTCCAGCGTTCTGGGTTCGGTGAAATTCGGACGCCGCTGTTGGAGACAACGGATCTGTTCTGCCGAGGCATCGGTGAGGGCACCGATGTGGTGGGTAAGGAGATGTACAGCTTTCAGGATCGGGGCGATCGCTCCTGCACATTGCGGCCCGAAGGAACTGCATCGGTGGTGCGTGCCGCCCTGCAGCACGGCTTGCTCAGCCAGGGCGCTCAGAAGCTCTGGTATGCCGGGCCGATGTTTCGCTATGAGCGCCCCCAGGCTGGCCGACAGCGGCAGTTCCATCAGATCGGGGTGGAGTGGCTTGGAGCTGAGCGGGCCCGCAGTGATGTTGAGGTGATTGCCCTGGCCTGGGATCTGCTGGCTTCCCTCGGTGTGGGCGGTTTGCAGTTGGAGCTGAACAGCCTTGGCACCGCTGAAGACCGTAAGGCCTATCGCAATGCTCTGGTGGCCTGGCTTGAGCAGCGATCGGAGGTCCTTGATCCTGATTCCCAGGCGCGGCTGAGCACCAATCCCCTGCGCATCCTGGATTCCAAAAACAAGAACACCCAGGCGCTGCTGGAAGATGCACCCACGCTGGTGGATGCTCTCTCTGATGCCAGCCGTGAGCGTTTCGAAGAGGTACAGCGTGGGCTGACTTCCCTTGGGATTCACTTCCTGTTGAATCCCCGATTGGTGCGTGGCTTGGATTACTACAGCCACACAGCTTTCGAGATCACCAGCGATCAACTTGGGGCCCAGGCCACTGTTTGTGGGGGTGGTCGTTACGACGGCCTGATCGGCCAGTTGGGAGGTCCTCAGACCCCTGCCATCGGATGGGCCCTTGGCATGGAACGGTTGTTGCTGGTGTTGGAAGCGGCAGCGAAGGCGGATCCTCAGGGTGACGCTGCTCGGCTGACGGCAGCTGCAGCCCCTGACGTTTTTCTCGTGAACCGTGGTGACGAGGCCGAGTGTGTCGCTCTTGCCTTGGCACGGGACCTCCGGGCCGCTGGGCTGCGGGTGGAGTTGGATGGGTCGGGCTCGGCCTTCGGAAAGCAGTTCAAACGGGCGGATCGAAGTGGTGCGAGCTGGGCCATGGTGCTCGGAGACGAGGAGGTCGAGCGCGGTGAGGTGCGCCTGAAGCGGTTACAGCAGCAGGCTGAGGAATCCACCGTTGCGCTTGCGCCAGTTGCCGCGATCGTGGAGAAACTGCTCACCCCCTGA
- the katG gene encoding catalase/peroxidase HPI has translation MSDLKCPFSGHTGAVTASAHTGNRQWWPIQIDLGLLHQHHPASNPLGDTFDYPAAFAGLDLEALKADLAALMTDSQDWWPADWGHYGGLFIRMAWHSAGTYRGADGRGGAGHGNQRFAPLNSWPDNTNLDKARRLLWPLKRKYGNAISWADLIILSGNVALESMGFRTFGFAGGRTDIWQPEEDVFWGKETEWLSDERHTTEGALDQPLAAVEMGLVYVNPEGPHGHPDPVASGPDVRDTFARMGMTMEETVALVAGGHTFGKCHGAAPVSQLEAEPEGAELHQQGLGWHNRFESGKGEHTITSGIEGAWKPHPTRWDQGYFEMMFTYEWELTKSPAGAWQWVAKDVKPEHMIPDAHVPGRASAPIMTTADLSLRHDPLMEPVARRFHQDQDAFADAFARAWFKLTHRDLGPRALYLGADVPEEIQIWQDPVPALDHPLIGAVEIKALKQKLLATGCSVGALVATAWGAASTFRGSDRRGGANGGRIRFQPQNTWEVNDPEQLRSVLQTLETVQQQFNAEATGGQRVSMADLIVLAGSAAVEQAAAAGGHSVTVPFLPGRMDASADQTDTASFNLLKPIADGFRNWQRSGLPLRAEECLVDRAQQLGLSAPEMTVLLAGLRVLGANNGGNRQGVLTDRVGVLSNDFCVNLLDMSIRWSPTSEAMEGYIGRDAQGSERWTASRADLVFGSNSQLRAIVEVYAQDDGASRFVSDFVQAWVKVMNLDRFDVR, from the coding sequence GTGTCTGATCTGAAGTGCCCGTTTAGTGGTCATACCGGAGCCGTCACCGCATCGGCCCATACGGGAAACCGCCAGTGGTGGCCCATTCAGATTGACCTTGGCCTCCTGCACCAGCACCATCCGGCCTCGAATCCATTGGGGGACACTTTCGACTACCCCGCTGCCTTTGCTGGCTTGGATCTGGAGGCCTTGAAGGCAGATCTGGCGGCACTGATGACCGACTCCCAGGACTGGTGGCCAGCGGACTGGGGACACTACGGCGGTCTGTTCATTCGCATGGCCTGGCACAGCGCTGGCACCTACCGCGGCGCGGATGGTCGCGGTGGCGCCGGTCATGGCAACCAACGCTTCGCACCTCTCAATAGCTGGCCAGACAACACCAACCTCGACAAGGCACGACGGTTGCTCTGGCCGCTGAAGCGGAAGTACGGCAATGCCATCTCATGGGCTGACTTGATCATCCTCAGCGGCAATGTGGCGCTGGAATCCATGGGGTTTCGCACGTTCGGTTTCGCCGGCGGCCGCACCGATATTTGGCAGCCCGAAGAGGATGTGTTCTGGGGCAAGGAAACCGAGTGGCTCTCCGATGAGCGCCACACCACTGAGGGAGCGCTTGATCAGCCCCTGGCGGCAGTTGAGATGGGGTTGGTCTACGTCAACCCTGAGGGCCCCCACGGCCATCCGGATCCAGTGGCCTCCGGTCCAGACGTCAGGGATACCTTCGCGCGGATGGGGATGACTATGGAAGAGACCGTTGCCCTTGTCGCTGGTGGCCACACCTTCGGTAAATGTCACGGTGCGGCGCCAGTGTCACAGCTGGAGGCGGAACCGGAGGGGGCAGAACTTCATCAGCAGGGCCTGGGTTGGCACAACCGCTTCGAGAGCGGCAAGGGGGAGCACACCATCACCAGTGGCATCGAAGGCGCCTGGAAACCCCATCCCACCCGGTGGGACCAGGGCTACTTCGAGATGATGTTCACCTACGAATGGGAATTGACCAAGAGTCCGGCGGGAGCCTGGCAGTGGGTGGCCAAAGATGTGAAGCCGGAGCACATGATTCCGGATGCCCATGTCCCCGGTCGTGCGTCGGCGCCGATCATGACCACAGCGGATCTGTCACTGCGTCATGACCCGCTGATGGAGCCGGTGGCCCGTCGTTTCCATCAGGATCAGGACGCTTTCGCTGATGCGTTTGCTCGGGCCTGGTTCAAGCTCACCCACAGGGATTTGGGGCCCCGGGCTCTTTATCTGGGTGCCGATGTGCCGGAGGAGATTCAGATCTGGCAGGACCCCGTTCCAGCCTTGGATCATCCCTTGATCGGTGCGGTCGAGATTAAAGCCTTGAAGCAGAAGCTTCTGGCCACCGGTTGCAGTGTCGGTGCGTTGGTGGCCACTGCATGGGGGGCTGCTTCAACATTCCGTGGATCCGATCGACGCGGTGGTGCCAATGGCGGCCGGATCCGCTTTCAACCTCAAAACACCTGGGAAGTGAACGATCCCGAGCAGTTGCGCAGTGTCCTTCAGACGCTAGAGACGGTGCAGCAGCAGTTCAATGCTGAAGCCACCGGTGGTCAACGGGTGTCCATGGCGGATTTGATCGTGCTGGCCGGATCCGCTGCTGTGGAGCAGGCTGCTGCTGCCGGCGGTCACAGCGTGACAGTGCCGTTCTTGCCCGGACGGATGGACGCGTCCGCGGATCAGACCGATACCGCATCGTTCAATCTGCTCAAGCCGATTGCCGATGGTTTCCGGAACTGGCAGCGCAGTGGGCTGCCGCTTCGCGCGGAAGAGTGCCTGGTGGACCGTGCCCAACAGCTCGGCCTCAGTGCACCGGAGATGACGGTGCTGCTGGCCGGCTTGCGGGTTTTGGGAGCCAACAACGGCGGCAACCGCCAAGGGGTCTTGACCGATCGCGTTGGCGTGTTGAGCAACGATTTCTGCGTGAATCTGCTCGATATGTCGATCCGTTGGTCGCCGACCAGCGAGGCGATGGAGGGTTACATCGGTCGGGATGCCCAAGGCTCCGAGCGTTGGACCGCCAGCCGTGCCGATCTGGTGTTTGGCTCCAACAGTCAGCTGCGAGCCATCGTGGAGGTGTACGCCCAGGATGATGGCGCCAGTCGTTTTGTCAGCGACTTCGTTCAGGCCTGGGTGAAGGTGATGAACCTCGATCGCTTCGATGTTCGTTGA
- a CDS encoding KpsF/GutQ family sugar-phosphate isomerase produces MGRSSRIRSLSALTRCLEEEASAIATAAARLSSDQVEAALALLDRCANRKAKLVITGVGKSGIVARKIAATFSSIGLMALFLNPTDALHGDLGVVAAEDVCLLLSNSGETTELLEVLPHLTRRGTGRIAIVGRADSSLARGSDVVLEASVDREVCPLNLAPTASTAVAMAIGDALAAVWMERRGISPADFALNHPAGSLGKQLTLTASDLMVPASQLHPLQPHTPLPEVIGGLTRDGIGSGWVENPDSPGSLLGILTDGDLRRALQDHGAETWTHLTAKDLMTADPITVQTDVLVVKALEQMERNRRKPISVLPVVNQDKQLMGLLRLHDLVQAGLA; encoded by the coding sequence ATGGGCCGATCATCACGGATCAGGTCCTTGTCCGCACTCACCCGCTGCCTTGAGGAGGAAGCCTCAGCGATCGCCACTGCTGCCGCACGCTTGAGCAGCGACCAGGTGGAAGCCGCTCTTGCTCTCCTGGATCGCTGTGCAAACCGCAAGGCCAAGCTGGTGATAACCGGTGTGGGCAAAAGCGGCATCGTGGCCCGCAAGATCGCAGCCACGTTCTCTTCGATCGGGCTCATGGCCCTGTTCCTCAATCCCACCGACGCACTGCATGGCGATCTGGGTGTGGTAGCCGCCGAAGACGTCTGCCTGCTGCTCTCGAACAGCGGAGAGACCACCGAACTGCTGGAGGTGCTGCCCCATCTGACCCGACGCGGAACCGGGCGAATCGCCATCGTCGGACGTGCTGACTCCTCCTTGGCTCGCGGCAGTGACGTGGTGCTGGAAGCCAGCGTTGACCGTGAGGTGTGTCCCCTGAATTTGGCTCCCACTGCCAGCACCGCGGTGGCCATGGCGATCGGCGACGCCCTGGCTGCGGTCTGGATGGAACGAAGGGGCATCTCGCCAGCGGATTTCGCCTTGAATCACCCCGCCGGATCCCTTGGCAAACAGCTCACCCTCACGGCCTCCGACCTGATGGTGCCCGCCAGCCAACTGCACCCCCTGCAACCCCACACCCCACTACCCGAGGTGATCGGCGGCCTGACACGCGACGGAATCGGCAGTGGTTGGGTCGAAAACCCAGACAGCCCAGGAAGCCTTCTCGGGATCCTCACGGATGGAGATCTACGCCGTGCCCTTCAGGATCACGGTGCTGAGACATGGACCCATCTGACAGCGAAGGATCTGATGACTGCCGATCCGATCACGGTGCAGACCGATGTACTGGTGGTGAAGGCCCTGGAGCAGATGGAACGCAACCGGCGGAAACCCATCTCCGTGCTTCCCGTGGTGAATCAAGACAAACAGCTGATGGGCTTGCTGCGCCTGCACGATCTAGTTCAGGCCGGACTCGCGTGA
- a CDS encoding CCA tRNA nucleotidyltransferase: MDLPGVPSSVLEALQRAGQSRDVRCLALVGGVVRDQLLHQRCGRSWSGVPDLDWVVEGDAAALVAELVVQVGSERISGVQEHGAFGTVAFQLDGIPLDLATARQEHYPAPAENPIVRAGTLEADLARRDFTINAMALDLVAGELIDLHHGQEDLASGQIRFLHAGSVQDDPTRVIRAARYAARLGFELAKESREQIRSTMQQWPWAWGQGDAALTAPPALASRLRMELERLLEREPWPQALDLLEQWQALPLLDAQLQRDPGRTQRLHWARRLGLPLMPALLAGAADPVALAERLQIPGKQQQWLKQCGALCDWLMDNPPVLQASPSIWSTALEQKGWQPEAVALAVTLRPKQWRPLLRWWGRWRRIQAPQTARNLIAAGWQPGPAIGEELRRQRSAAQDRSR, translated from the coding sequence ATGGATCTTCCAGGTGTGCCGTCTTCCGTTCTGGAGGCGTTGCAGCGTGCTGGGCAATCACGCGACGTTCGTTGTCTGGCCCTGGTTGGCGGCGTTGTCCGTGATCAGCTGCTGCATCAGCGTTGTGGTCGCTCTTGGTCGGGTGTTCCTGATCTGGACTGGGTGGTCGAGGGTGATGCCGCTGCCCTGGTGGCGGAGCTGGTCGTTCAGGTGGGCTCTGAACGCATCAGCGGTGTTCAGGAGCATGGGGCCTTCGGAACGGTGGCATTTCAGCTGGATGGGATTCCGCTTGATCTGGCCACAGCGCGACAGGAGCACTACCCCGCGCCAGCCGAGAATCCCATCGTGCGAGCCGGCACCCTCGAGGCTGACCTTGCTCGCCGGGATTTCACGATCAATGCCATGGCCCTCGATCTGGTGGCCGGTGAGCTGATCGATCTCCACCATGGCCAGGAGGACCTGGCCTCAGGCCAGATCCGCTTTCTGCACGCGGGCAGCGTTCAGGACGACCCAACCCGGGTCATTCGAGCTGCCCGTTACGCCGCTCGGCTGGGTTTCGAGCTTGCGAAGGAAAGCCGTGAGCAGATCCGCAGCACCATGCAGCAGTGGCCCTGGGCCTGGGGCCAGGGCGATGCGGCGTTGACCGCACCGCCGGCCCTGGCCAGTCGACTGCGGATGGAGTTGGAGCGGCTGCTGGAGCGGGAACCCTGGCCGCAGGCGTTGGACCTGTTGGAGCAGTGGCAAGCACTGCCGCTGTTGGACGCCCAACTTCAGCGGGATCCTGGGCGCACCCAGCGGCTGCATTGGGCCCGACGTCTGGGTCTCCCGTTAATGCCGGCGCTGCTTGCAGGAGCAGCCGATCCAGTCGCACTCGCGGAACGGTTGCAGATTCCTGGTAAGCAACAGCAATGGTTGAAACAGTGCGGGGCCCTCTGCGACTGGCTGATGGACAACCCCCCGGTCCTGCAGGCCAGCCCATCGATCTGGTCGACGGCCCTTGAGCAGAAGGGTTGGCAGCCGGAGGCCGTGGCCCTGGCGGTCACCCTTCGGCCGAAGCAATGGAGACCGCTGCTGCGCTGGTGGGGCCGTTGGCGCAGGATTCAGGCGCCGCAGACCGCGCGTAACCTGATCGCTGCGGGTTGGCAGCCGGGGCCGGCGATCGGGGAGGAGTTGCGCAGGCAGCGCAGTGCAGCGCAGGACCGCAGCCGATGA